A region of Moorena producens PAL-8-15-08-1 DNA encodes the following proteins:
- the fldA gene encoding flavodoxin FldA, giving the protein MSKIGLFVGTQTGKTEAAAEEIQEGLGGDDVVTIHKIEEAENSDFENYDNIIIGCPTWDIGELQADWDGYFEELDNINFSGKKVAYFGTGDQEGYPDNFMDAIGILEAKISELGGSTVGQWPNEGYEFNESKALKNGKFIGLALDDDNQSELTEKRIKTWVAQLKQEFGV; this is encoded by the coding sequence ATGTCAAAAATTGGTCTTTTCGTCGGTACTCAAACCGGTAAAACCGAGGCTGCAGCTGAAGAAATTCAAGAAGGACTTGGCGGTGATGATGTCGTCACTATACATAAAATAGAAGAGGCTGAAAATAGCGATTTTGAAAACTACGACAATATCATCATCGGCTGTCCTACTTGGGATATTGGGGAATTACAAGCTGACTGGGATGGCTACTTTGAAGAGTTAGATAATATCAACTTTAGTGGTAAGAAAGTTGCCTACTTTGGGACTGGAGACCAGGAGGGCTATCCTGATAATTTTATGGATGCCATTGGTATTCTAGAAGCCAAAATTTCCGAATTGGGGGGTAGCACCGTTGGACAGTGGCCAAATGAGGGTTACGAATTTAATGAATCAAAAGCTCTCAAAAATGGTAAGTTTATTGGTCTTGCCCTCGATGACGATAACCAGTCTGAACTGACTGAAAAACGGATAAAAACTTGGGTAGCCCAACTCAAACAAGAGTTTGGAGTTTAG
- a CDS encoding RNA-guided endonuclease InsQ/TnpB family protein — translation MAIGQGRAKYPRFKSYHHRQSIQYPQKVKQVGDCLKFPGKLGVVKAVIHRPLDGEIKTVTVSKTPSGKYYASVLMEYDSDGVQPSVKGKVIGIDLGIKDFAITYDGEKTSKFVNPKHLAKYEKKLAKKQRIAARKKKGSNGRKKARKIVAKVYERIGNVRQDYLHKLSRKIVDDNQVVVVENLKVRFPLANEIRHGSHLNVKGMVRNHKLAKAISDLGWKTFVNFLSYKCESDAARSWGFPPLAIASRQRRKNFD, via the coding sequence GTGGCCATAGGCCAAGGCAGGGCGAAATATCCAAGATTTAAGTCATACCATCATCGTCAGTCAATCCAATATCCCCAAAAGGTCAAGCAAGTAGGTGATTGCCTTAAGTTTCCTGGGAAGTTAGGTGTCGTTAAGGCAGTGATTCATCGACCATTGGACGGAGAAATAAAGACTGTAACTGTCAGTAAAACTCCGTCAGGGAAGTACTACGCTTCTGTCCTAATGGAATACGACTCAGATGGGGTACAACCTTCCGTGAAAGGCAAGGTTATTGGTATAGACTTAGGTATCAAAGATTTTGCGATCACCTACGATGGCGAAAAGACCTCTAAATTTGTCAATCCTAAACACTTAGCTAAGTACGAAAAGAAGTTAGCTAAAAAACAGCGTATTGCTGCCCGGAAGAAGAAAGGAAGTAACGGGCGCAAAAAAGCTAGAAAAATTGTAGCCAAGGTATACGAACGGATTGGAAATGTCCGCCAAGACTACCTACATAAGCTATCTAGAAAGATAGTTGATGACAACCAAGTGGTGGTAGTCGAAAACCTAAAGGTGCGCTTTCCGTTGGCGAATGAAATTCGCCACGGGTCGCACCTAAATGTCAAGGGCATGGTTCGTAACCACAAACTAGCTAAAGCAATATCTGATCTAGGCTGGAAAACTTTTGTGAATTTTCTTTCCTATAAATGCGAAAGCGATGCAGCGCGGTCTTGGGGGTTTCCCCCACTCGCTATTGCATCAAGACAGAGAAGGAAAAATTTTGATTGA
- a CDS encoding DUF4157 domain-containing protein has protein sequence MVRRQFVHRKHQEPQKKSDDSWILQRSAVRRVPAKTQESQKSKDSWILQRSAVHEVPAKNLTQSPNFVVKPNLRQPSDFVVKPNLRQPPDFVVKPNLRQPPDFVVKPNKGIQADLTKIPVRNYSETPFQPRMRSHLQVKQLVAKDKLAAQQKKGRSTTETPVQRQEDKRETENKTGLPDHIKEGIESLSGYDLSGVRVNYNSAKPAQLKAHAYTQGQSIEVAPGQERHVPHEAWHVVQQMQGRVKEEFKMKGLSVNSNRGLEREADVMGKKAIQKQEHQLEASQPNSILLKNQETKEVKANKKKNLPINEQPIQMSGSNDKSEKLFKTLNNSMTNQEQDINDIFKNNSQEQFLQNKFEQDVVQPTVRNFVEAGQQWFKKNFKR, from the coding sequence ATGGTACGTCGTCAATTTGTTCACCGAAAACATCAGGAACCTCAAAAAAAGTCAGACGATAGTTGGATACTACAACGGAGTGCCGTGCGTAGAGTTCCTGCAAAAACTCAGGAATCCCAGAAATCAAAAGACAGTTGGATATTGCAACGAAGTGCAGTGCATGAGGTTCCTGCAAAAAATTTGACGCAATCACCAAATTTCGTAGTGAAACCAAATTTGAGGCAACCATCAGATTTCGTAGTGAAACCAAATTTGAGGCAACCACCAGATTTCGTAGTCAAACCAAATTTAAGGCAACCACCAGATTTCGTAGTCAAACCAAATAAGGGAATTCAAGCGGACTTGACAAAGATACCAGTGAGAAATTATTCGGAAACACCTTTTCAACCAAGAATGCGATCGCATTTACAGGTAAAACAGCTTGTGGCTAAGGACAAATTAGCAGCCCAACAAAAGAAAGGAAGGAGTACTACAGAAACCCCTGTCCAGCGTCAGGAAGACAAAAGGGAAACGGAAAACAAGACAGGGTTACCAGACCATATCAAGGAAGGAATAGAAAGTCTATCTGGTTATGACCTCTCAGGGGTACGTGTGAACTACAATTCAGCCAAACCAGCTCAATTAAAAGCCCATGCTTATACTCAGGGTCAATCGATTGAAGTAGCGCCTGGACAGGAGCGGCATGTACCTCATGAAGCGTGGCATGTAGTGCAGCAGATGCAAGGTCGTGTGAAAGAAGAATTTAAGATGAAAGGGCTTAGTGTAAATAGTAACAGAGGTTTAGAGCGTGAAGCAGATGTCATGGGGAAAAAAGCTATACAGAAGCAAGAACACCAACTTGAAGCTAGTCAACCAAATAGCATACTTTTGAAAAACCAAGAAACCAAAGAGGTTAAAGCCAATAAAAAAAAGAACTTGCCAATAAACGAACAACCAATTCAAATGAGTGGGAGTAATGATAAAAGTGAAAAGCTATTCAAAACATTGAATAATTCGATGACTAATCAAGAACAAGATATCAATGACATCTTCAAAAATAACAGTCAAGAACAGTTTCTCCAGAATAAATTCGAACAGGACGTTGTTCAACCAACTGTAAGAAATTTTGTAGAGGCGGGACAACAATGGTTTAAAAAGAATTTCAAGAGGTGA
- a CDS encoding alpha/beta fold hydrolase yields MSTLPDILWLNVSPSFLRFDQPLIRYLSKQKRVGQWEYRQNQDEPTSLDIALTLLHDYLKTSDHPIHLVGHSTAGLVGLLYSRKYPEKVQSLTLLSVGVNPAVDWQAHYYVQFQLLPCTRQVLLTQMVKSIFGHQNHQITKGLVTILEQDLAYSPSPHSLYKRVTVPPKALQVPLMVCGCKDDIIVDSNALQGWKSWLKECDRLWEYPEGGHFCHYFHPQRVGRQIVRFWESLSSPVPEPLAISS; encoded by the coding sequence ATGTCTACTCTGCCTGATATCCTTTGGTTGAATGTTAGTCCAAGTTTTCTACGTTTTGATCAGCCTTTAATTCGTTATTTGTCTAAACAAAAGCGAGTTGGCCAGTGGGAGTATCGCCAAAACCAAGATGAACCAACTTCTCTTGATATCGCCCTTACCTTACTTCATGACTATCTCAAAACCTCAGATCATCCTATCCATCTGGTGGGCCACAGCACTGCCGGTTTGGTAGGACTACTGTATAGCCGTAAATATCCTGAAAAAGTCCAGTCTTTAACTCTATTATCAGTAGGTGTTAATCCCGCAGTTGACTGGCAAGCGCACTACTATGTGCAGTTCCAACTTCTACCCTGCACTCGCCAAGTGTTGCTTACCCAAATGGTTAAGAGCATCTTTGGTCATCAGAATCACCAGATCACTAAAGGTTTAGTAACCATCCTAGAGCAGGATTTAGCTTATTCTCCCTCTCCTCACTCCCTATATAAACGGGTTACTGTACCACCAAAAGCGCTGCAAGTGCCATTAATGGTATGTGGTTGCAAAGATGACATTATTGTTGATTCTAATGCTTTGCAAGGATGGAAATCTTGGTTAAAAGAATGCGATCGCTTATGGGAATATCCCGAAGGGGGTCACTTCTGCCACTATTTCCATCCCCAGCGAGTAGGACGGCAAATCGTCCGGTTTTGGGAATCCCTATCATCACCAGTCCCTGAGCCATTAGCGATTAGTAGTTAG
- a CDS encoding chlorophyll a/b binding light-harvesting protein — MANTAESSRLVEGEYGWWAGNARLTELSGKLLGAHVAHAGLIVFWAGAITLFELSCFNPAKPMYEQGLILLPHLAAQGWGVGAGGAIVDTYPYFVIGVLHLISSAFLGFGGIFHALRGPETLEARSGFFGYSWADGDKMTTIIGIHLILLGFGAFLLVAKAIAFGGLYDPAVENVRVINNPTLNPAVIFGYLFGTVGKNWIAGVSNLEDVVGGHIWVGLLCIGGGFWHIKTQPSEWTRGLFIWSGEAYLSYSLGALALMGFIAAYFCAVNTVVYPEVFYGPALSVKLGVFPYFADPNSSSLSCRSWLANAHFFLGFFFLQGHIWHALRAAGFDFRRGQVVENAIASEATT; from the coding sequence GTGGCAAACACTGCTGAGAGTTCCCGATTAGTAGAGGGAGAGTATGGTTGGTGGGCAGGTAACGCTCGCCTGACGGAGTTATCCGGGAAATTATTGGGGGCTCATGTTGCCCATGCTGGTCTAATCGTCTTCTGGGCCGGAGCAATAACCCTGTTTGAACTATCCTGCTTCAATCCTGCCAAACCCATGTACGAACAAGGGTTAATCCTGCTGCCCCACTTAGCAGCTCAAGGCTGGGGCGTTGGTGCTGGGGGAGCTATAGTCGATACTTACCCCTACTTTGTGATTGGTGTTTTGCACCTGATCTCTTCAGCATTTCTCGGCTTTGGTGGTATCTTCCACGCCCTCCGTGGTCCGGAAACTTTAGAAGCCAGGTCTGGCTTCTTTGGGTATAGCTGGGCAGATGGGGACAAAATGACCACTATCATTGGCATTCACCTGATTCTACTGGGATTTGGAGCTTTCCTACTGGTGGCTAAAGCGATCGCGTTTGGGGGGTTGTACGATCCAGCAGTGGAGAATGTGCGAGTCATTAACAACCCTACCCTCAATCCAGCAGTGATTTTCGGTTATCTGTTTGGTACTGTGGGCAAGAACTGGATTGCTGGAGTCAGTAACCTAGAGGATGTAGTTGGTGGTCATATTTGGGTTGGTCTACTGTGTATTGGCGGTGGCTTTTGGCACATCAAGACTCAGCCATCTGAGTGGACGCGGGGTCTTTTTATTTGGTCTGGAGAAGCCTATCTTTCCTACAGCTTGGGCGCTTTGGCGCTGATGGGCTTTATTGCCGCGTACTTCTGCGCTGTTAACACCGTAGTCTACCCAGAAGTCTTCTATGGTCCTGCTTTATCGGTTAAACTGGGTGTTTTCCCCTACTTTGCCGATCCTAACTCTAGCTCCCTTTCTTGCCGGAGTTGGTTAGCTAATGCTCACTTCTTCCTTGGGTTTTTCTTCCTCCAAGGTCATATTTGGCATGCTTTGCGAGCAGCTGGGTTTGATTTTCGCCGGGGTCAGGTAGTTGAGAATGCGATCGCATCTGAAGCTACTACTTAA
- a CDS encoding Crp/Fnr family transcriptional regulator encodes MTIRRFGKVSEQSLVTQNPVITRLKPSVHLFKRHDLIALEPDQLWVVQQGVVKTLTWNDEGTVITLGYWGAGDVVGKSLSNLQTYEIECLTRVKAQCLSLSQSYRLSEAIVCHLRQTEELLCIIRTPRVSQRLQQFLSWLARKFGRPVCSGQLIDIPVTHQELAEMIGTTRVTITRLIKQFEEEGIISRPRRYCIVLHDCSQL; translated from the coding sequence ATGACAATTCGCAGATTTGGTAAGGTATCAGAGCAGTCGTTAGTGACTCAGAACCCTGTCATCACTAGGTTGAAGCCATCTGTTCATCTCTTTAAGCGCCATGACTTGATTGCTCTAGAACCCGATCAACTATGGGTAGTTCAACAGGGTGTGGTGAAAACCTTGACCTGGAATGACGAAGGAACAGTAATTACATTAGGATATTGGGGAGCTGGGGATGTAGTGGGGAAATCTTTGTCTAACTTGCAAACTTACGAGATCGAGTGTTTGACTAGGGTTAAAGCGCAATGTCTGTCTTTGTCTCAGTCTTACCGCTTATCCGAGGCTATTGTTTGCCATCTGCGACAGACAGAAGAGTTGCTGTGTATCATTAGAACACCAAGAGTCTCTCAGCGTTTGCAACAGTTTTTGAGTTGGTTAGCCCGGAAGTTTGGTCGTCCCGTCTGTAGTGGGCAACTTATTGACATACCAGTCACCCATCAAGAACTAGCTGAGATGATTGGTACCACACGAGTAACCATCACCAGGCTGATCAAGCAGTTTGAGGAAGAAGGGATAATCAGTCGTCCTCGTCGATACTGTATTGTATTGCACGATTGTTCTCAATTGTAA
- a CDS encoding chlorophyll a/b binding light-harvesting protein, which translates to MTAVIADSPNQGQISKVGWWAGNARFIELSGKLLGAHIAHAGLIVLWAGAMTLFELSRYNPDVPMYDQGLILLPHLASLGLGVGSGGQIIDTYPYFVVGVLHLISSAVLGAGGLYHSLLTPDKLTNDGTFAGFFGYDWEDSDKMTTIIGIHLILLGVGAWLLVAKAMFWGGLFDPWASGGGNVRVITDPTLSPVKIFGYLVGASGSEGMAAVKNLEDVVGGHIWIGSICIAGGFWHILTKPFNWAREVLVYSGEAYLSYSLGALAYMGIFAAYFVMVNDTVYPEVFYGPVGTLESSDGIVSARGWLAAFHFVFAVLFLFGHIWHAIRARGAEAGFDFKKGELIIPRSNPQVGDLATPINSSDISLNFLKNLPIYRPGLSPLSRGLEIGMAHGYFIFGPFAKLGPLRDSQMANLAGVTAAIALIVIATIGLSIYGTVTFKKELQTVPRPTFVTKVPEVPETIQTADGWSQFAGAFLVGGAGGAIFAYLLVNNLSMIQGMMG; encoded by the coding sequence ATGACAGCAGTAATTGCTGATAGTCCCAACCAAGGCCAAATCTCAAAAGTCGGCTGGTGGGCAGGTAATGCTCGTTTTATTGAATTATCCGGTAAGTTGCTAGGCGCTCATATTGCCCATGCTGGTTTGATAGTCCTGTGGGCAGGAGCAATGACCCTGTTTGAACTATCTCGCTACAACCCTGACGTGCCGATGTATGACCAGGGATTAATCTTGTTGCCCCACCTTGCTTCCTTAGGCTTGGGTGTTGGGTCTGGTGGTCAAATTATCGACACTTATCCCTATTTTGTGGTTGGGGTGTTGCATTTGATTTCCTCAGCAGTGCTCGGAGCTGGAGGACTTTACCATTCCCTGCTTACCCCAGATAAATTAACCAATGATGGCACTTTTGCTGGTTTCTTTGGCTATGACTGGGAAGACTCCGACAAGATGACCACCATTATCGGCATTCACCTCATCCTTTTGGGGGTTGGTGCTTGGCTGTTGGTAGCTAAAGCCATGTTTTGGGGTGGACTATTTGACCCCTGGGCGAGTGGCGGTGGCAATGTACGAGTGATTACCGATCCCACCCTTAGCCCTGTCAAAATTTTTGGCTACTTAGTTGGTGCATCGGGTTCAGAAGGCATGGCAGCCGTGAAGAATTTAGAAGATGTGGTTGGCGGTCACATCTGGATTGGTTCGATCTGCATTGCTGGTGGTTTCTGGCACATTTTGACCAAGCCATTTAACTGGGCACGTGAGGTTTTGGTTTATTCCGGAGAAGCTTATCTCTCCTATAGCTTAGGGGCCCTGGCCTACATGGGAATTTTTGCCGCCTACTTTGTCATGGTCAATGACACCGTTTATCCGGAAGTGTTCTATGGTCCAGTAGGCACTTTAGAATCCAGTGATGGCATCGTATCTGCTCGCGGTTGGTTGGCAGCATTCCACTTTGTCTTTGCCGTGTTGTTTCTGTTCGGTCATATCTGGCATGCTATCCGAGCGCGAGGAGCAGAAGCTGGTTTTGACTTCAAAAAAGGTGAGCTGATTATCCCTCGGAGTAATCCCCAAGTTGGTGACTTGGCAACCCCAATTAACTCCTCAGATATTAGCCTTAACTTCCTCAAAAACCTACCTATTTACCGTCCCGGTCTTTCTCCCCTGTCCAGGGGTCTAGAAATTGGCATGGCTCATGGGTATTTTATCTTTGGTCCGTTTGCCAAATTAGGACCGTTGCGGGATTCACAGATGGCAAACTTAGCTGGTGTAACAGCAGCTATTGCTCTGATTGTAATCGCGACCATCGGCCTATCAATCTACGGTACAGTCACCTTTAAGAAAGAGCTGCAAACTGTACCTCGACCCACATTCGTTACCAAGGTACCCGAGGTACCAGAAACTATCCAAACTGCTGACGGATGGAGTCAGTTTGCTGGAGCTTTTCTAGTTGGTGGCGCAGGAGGAGCGATTTTTGCCTATCTGCTGGTCAATAACCTCAGTATGATTCAGGGCATGATGGGTTAA
- a CDS encoding zinc ribbon domain-containing protein: MIEIDRWFPSSKTCSNCHYQIKELPLDVRTWICPSCGTHHDRDGNAAKNIRAEGIRMLSSSGTGEVNARVEEVRPRRGRPSKLRHSSVKLEAPTSAFADATRTTK; this comes from the coding sequence TTGATTGAGATAGACCGATGGTTTCCCAGTTCTAAAACCTGCTCTAATTGTCATTACCAGATCAAAGAGTTGCCCCTTGATGTAAGGACTTGGATTTGTCCAAGCTGTGGAACTCACCACGACAGAGATGGTAATGCGGCCAAGAACATTAGAGCAGAAGGTATCAGAATGCTATCCTCCTCTGGGACGGGGGAGGTCAACGCCAGGGTCGAAGAAGTAAGACCAAGACGCGGACGTCCGTCCAAATTGAGGCATTCTTCCGTGAAACTGGAAGCCCCAACTTCGGCGTTCGCCGACGCTACGCGAACAACGAAGTAA